One Glycine max cultivar Williams 82 chromosome 8, Glycine_max_v4.0, whole genome shotgun sequence genomic window, CCGTCTTTAAATTCTTTGTCTgcttcaacattcaaagacgattGTTATGTAATAACCGACTTTGAATGCAGTGTCTTCAATGATATAATTGCGATTTTTAGATAATTCGGTATCTGAATTCCCCACGGAATCACTCCATGACTTggcaaacaataaaataaatgacacCTAACTAACACTATTAAAACCATGGCACAAAATTGAAGTCAATTTTGGGGGAAATTGATTTAATATGTTCTtgaatgatataatttaattttgatgtcaactaaagaataaaaaatcataagtcatccaaactaaataaataatttagatcATCAATGATTAATAAACTTAGGAAAGAATCCCAaacaaatacatgaaacaatgcTTACAATTAGTCATAACGACCAAACaacaatgttttcaaatgaaaaacaaGGTGATAAATAGCATTCAAAGCAGAGCCGTTGTTGGGAGCAATTAGTTTATCGTGCACTGCagaacaataattaattaaacaccAACTCAATCATTGGAAACCAAGAATCATGAGTGTTAAACATGCAAACCAAAAACCAACACGATCAAATGGTGAACAAATCTCCATAAGCACTTATGcgagaaataaataagaagaaaaaccgAGTTTATGCACAAGTTAAAAATCAGCTTCTGGAGAAACTAAAATGAGAAAAGTTTTACAAATTCACTTATGCATATTCTTCTTATGATAACACATGATCATATGATTCATACCCCAAAAGAGcaagaaaggaaacaaaaaaaagtatatattaagtcgtaaaattataatttaggaaAACGTACAATAATGGCATTTAGAATTATGTAAGTTACTAGTCAAattcaaatcttataaaatGTAACCAAACATAACTGAAGAAAATACAAGATTGAAAATGTCTTCCGCCCTCAGAGactgcttttaattttttatcgaaaagaagttttttttaggACAAAGTATCTTTTTTATACTGTCTTTAAATTATACTAGATCCGGATAAGAGAAACTTAATTGAATATTTCTAAGGAGATATGATTTGTCAAGTTATTGGTATTCAATATAATCATGTGCATTCATATTCCTAATAAATGTAGCAAAGACCAAGAAACATGCCAAAACTCTGCATCCTCACCACAACAGCCAATAGGACAGCAACAAAAGTAAAATACCTCCCACAGCTGACTCTTAGTCATGTTGAAGTGAAGATTCCCCACATACAATTTTCGGTCCACAGCTCCATAGGGGCCAGTTACACCGGCTGCTCCACCAAAAGCATTAGATTGAACAAGGTTCTTTTCAGCTTCAGAAGGTTTCACCATTAAGGAAATAacaggaaaaatatatttgttcaaTACTTAAGGAAACAAGTTTAAAAAGGCTTATCAGCTAAAATATATGTTCAAGAGTTAAGATGGAgactttacatttcaaaaattaCTAAAGAGCTGCTAAATGAGAGAATTTTACAACAACAATAACCTTATCTCACTAGGTGGCATCCATTACATGAATCACATGACAGCATTGAACtcaattaaaaaccaaattcttataaatattattcactttgacattcttttaataattttttcaatattcTTCTTGGTCTCCGTCTACCCTTTTGACAGAGCTTAAAACTGTGTGATTTACTCTCCTCATCATTTGCTTCAATAGCCTTCTTTGCACATGTTGAAATAACCTTAATCAATTTTTAGTTATCTTTTTCTCAACAGGTGTCACACCAATATCTCTTTATATACAATCATTCCAATGAGTTAATTAATTCTTCTTTGTTAGTTGCCATTACCATTTCTGGTGCTATAAATCAAGATATTGCATAAATACTCTATTCCGGAGCAGTCACATAATCAAATAGAACACAAATAAATGCCACGAAAGATGGTTAAACACGACTATATGCATAATATCAGTGAAGAAATCAAACAAGACTGCAAATttgcagttaacatgaattGTGATAAATACAACCCATTAACTACCAAAAAAAAGTACTAACAATCaacaaatatcaatttaaatttatgctaCCACATACCTACTAACACCTCCTCCCACTTTGAGTAAAGTGTGCTTTCAGGTACTATGAATTGGACCTAATACACCTTGCTACCAGTGGTCACCCCTGAAACAGTgtagaagaagagagaaaagaagaatgaGGGGAAAGAAGGTCACCAACATGAGACTTTTTATGAAAATCTTCTCTTCTCTCACGGTTTGACAAGAGTCATCACTGCTATGGGAGCAATATTCAGAAAAAGCAAAAGAATAAATGTTTGTTTGTGATTTTCCTAacgaaaagtattttttttccgaaatcatttgattttctcaaaTGAGCAATATCAAAATGGGAAAGCGGGTGTTAACATGGATTGATTATTGTAAAAACTCAGCAAATATACATCCAATTAGTTTCGCTCAATTAATTTCATACCAACAAAAATCTAGCAACATAGCTATGATGTAGACCTCACCCAATATTTTTAACCCAATCGCAATCAACATCAACAAAggaagaggtaaaaaaatgtgagtaaaggtaaaaaaaaaaaacttagccaAAGCACAGGCTTCAAATTCCTGAAATGAGAAATTTAGAGTACTTACCTCGTAAGTTATGGTGGGTAGCGACGAAAGCCCTCCAACGACGTCCAAAGTTGCGGGTTTTGATTCGTAAGAGTaaggaaaaccaaaaaaggggtagagaagaGATGAAGAGAGGGGGAGAAGGTGAGAAATGGAAAGGAGAAAAGGAAGTGAGAAATCTGAGGGAAAGGGAGGGAGAGGGGCTAGGGTTCAGTAACGAAGAGGGGAAGGTTTTAACgggctttgttttttttttttaacccaacTACGACGGTTTTACACTAAAACCCGtcgtaaattttatataatataacattctaaggcggtttttaataaccgccttagaatgtatgtcgtaaaatgtaatttttttcaaaataattgcaaaaatgccaccgcgtcACTATTTAAATCGGTTATCTAAATAACCGTCGTAGCACAGGTGATGTAAAAGGCAATATTTGTAGTAGTGTTCATAACTGACTTGAGCAAACATCCACGATTGAACAAAATTTTAGGATGTTTATTTCACGAAATTATCttgtaattcaaaaaatataaaggtgTGGATGGTATTATTCTATATTTGTTAGGAGATTATTAGAAAATATTCTTGAGTACCTCTTATACTCTCATGTCTACACAACTTTTATTCTCAtgctatttaattttaaaataattgttgatcaaattttttttctaacaattatatttattaatgaaGAATTAAATTCATTACACCAATGCTATTTACTATACAactttgataattaaaattattttatatttttaaaatcaagtaATAACAAGTTAGTTGTtatacaattttaataaataaatgttaattttgatattaagCAGAAAGTTTAAATGTTATATTACTACTTATGTacaacttttgtttttaaattagttactttaaaatataacaacaataatttaaagtaattatttggTATAAACAGACACTAATTTGGATAGAATTTTATGTATGTAGAAACATATTCAAATCTCTAAGCCATCGTTGGCTAGCTGCAACAATCTACCTATGGCTAAGGTTGAAAGTGTTCATGACTTCCTCAAAGGAAAGACCATTTTGGTTACCGGTGCAACGGGATTTGTAGGAAAAGGTTAATGATTCTTTCTTTCTCACACTAACGATGCACATGCAtgtgaatttattttatgttggaGTCTTATCAATCGCATTCATATTTGAGTTGGAAAGGATCATTAAGGGTGATTAATTTCtccttaacaaaatttaataaatttgtattttcaaaattcaactcACGCCAAactattgattaaaataaagcAGTCTATAAGTTATCTATGTGCATGCTTCGTATGTAGCTACATATGATTTAGTCAAGATCGGTTTATATTgcttttcaaaatgattttcacCTTAGCAttttctataattaattaaaggttTAAATGTGTTTTGAGTTGATGTAATTATTTTGTCACATAAAAGTTCATGCAAATATGGTTCTATtctatctgtttttttttttttacaaaattttgttacttttagatcctaacattttttttctcctaaaaaaatgtttagtttttttttggtgaataaatCCTAAGTTTAGTGCTGACACAGTTaacaaaataaatcatattaattatcataattaaagtaataaagaaaattttaaaataagataattaagttatttattgtGTCTAATTCAATTACGTAATGTATTTAATATCTACCATGAATAAGGTAATTATGTATAgcttactttatatttttttatttttaatatattatgaacaataatttttgttaaaaaatcattaattttttgttaactaaatattttttaaaggtaattacatataaattttattttatatacatgataaattatatgtatttattattttatatgtaaacAATGATTAGTAacgaaatatatttaatatattcacgacaaaattaattttttatattacttttgaaTTATGTAaagatagaaaaacaaaaaaatattattattatttttatattacaaataatttttttttactttagagacaaaatatttgttttgtgatacattaaaaatatattatataataataagtcAAAACTAAcgaatttaaatgtaaaaataatattacaggttctatattaaaattaaattataagtgtctatgtaaattataattttacaaaaaatgttaacaataatttattgaatggaaaatactaaaaataaaaaataactgttcatattatattaaaaatttaaaatgaactagaaaattaaatttatttatttattaggcaAGAAAGAATTGCCAAGGTGTCCATAGAGCCCCTAATCATCACCAGAAGCAAACTCAAAACTTATtgaataaaagtaaattatatgtaatttccttatttatataaaataataaatatattacttgattgaattacacaatatttaaacaaaaatcattgttcataatatattaaatatagataataaaaatttagcatatgtataattttaaaagaattattagataaacaatttcataatcaatacaatacaaaaagaaaataatttgaaaattgatctattttagaattttaatttgaatataattcAACTCTAAAAGTTAACTCAAGACAAAAGATATTAAAGGATTAGACATCCATAGATGATCCAATAATAGTTTAATAGCGGGTAACCTAATGGCAAACTACACTGTACATgtggtattttaaaataatattaatatttagttaTAACTTGTCCTACTTTAACTAAAAAACAAGTGAGTAtactagaaaataataaattatacatattaggaactattataataaaaatttagcaTATGTATAattatacatatgtataataaattatacaaacTTACTAGTGAtctatatacatatacaaacttaggtaaagaataattcttttaaaattatattctattcttataatttattttcttaaaatctaataaataagaTTAGTAACTTATTATAATCATTAGATTAGATTTTAACgaaataaataataaggatGAAGTAtaacatgaattatttttagtgtaagttaatttttctctatatatatatatagatcacTAGTAAGTTTgtatatgttaaaataaattaaaaaaagaaattttaactcAATTGgttaatttatatgtattatttgttttaaattgtttgatatttatctttgattcttaaaaaaaaataagaaagaagattaataacattaattttgttatgaatGTTTTGTTTGTGCAGTTTCTGTGGAGAAGATATTAAGAGTTCAACCTGACATAAAAAAGTTATACCTtctattgagagcatcaaatcCTTATTTAGCTACTCACCGCTTGCAAAATGAGGTAGCCACGCAACTTTTTATAACTGTTTAACATATGAATTTACAagacatttaattaatatatgtgtgtgtacgCGCAGGTCATTGGGAAGGACATATTTCGGGTGCTACGTGATAAGTGGGGTGCAGATTTTGGTTCTTTTATATCAAAGAAAGTGGTAGCAGTTGCTGGTGATGTTTCTCTTAACAACTTGGGAATTAAAGACGAAAACATGAGGAGCCAGATGTTTGAAGAGTTAAATGTTATAGTACACACCGCTGCAACTACCAATTTTAACGAGAGGTAAATAATAGAATTTTACTTTTCTAAAATGAGAAATTGTGTTTCAATTGAGAAAATTAATGACtaacatttcatttcatttacgaTTTGCTTTGTTTATAAGTGTAATATCaactattgatattttttaatcgattaaagtagagGAATCGAATCCTAAATAACATAATTGTGTATAAACGAGTTGGCATGGCCATTTCATTTGTAGGGAGCTAAGTtaaataagttattatttttataaaaattacttcaaaatgtagatgataattttttttgaaaataacctcttaaaatttaaaaatatataacactaCTTgtaatcatataaataaatatagatttGTCTTCTCTAAAATAGGTAAAGGTTCAAATCGTACGTCAATGGATGTCTAGAGATTAAGGTGTTAAGAATTTTTTGTGTGTATAGGGAAATGAATTCAGTATCTGGCCTCCTAGCCAGTTTAGCTCATAAGTTTGATGTGGTAATGCATGTTCCCGCTATCCCTCTTGTAGGGTATGCTTTGTTTCTTTgtagttttctatttttgggGCTTTGTCGCCCCTCCtcagtatataaaaaaaaagtaaataatcttAATCGtcattaatgaaaaaaagacaaaaaaagaaactcgtttgtgtaatttttatttataagaaattaaagtaTTAATATAGATTTTTAGAAGTTTATGTtgccatttttaaaaaaaaggaagtttATGCCATCATTTCAATCAAAAAAAGTTTATGCTATCAATAAGATAGAAAatgaatgttaaaaaataattttataataataaaagaatattctACTCATGCATCATATGCTGTTAGTATTTTTCAACAACTTAAATGGTTAGATAAAGATTAGCATACAAAGAAGATAATTTTAACAGATAATATTTCTTCTCGGTTAGTATATCACACTCTTTTTTAGCTTGAATTTATGTAATTGAAAAGATTACCTCGTATACATATACCTGAATGTATGTATCACCTTCTACAGATATGATATTGCGATAGGTACTAACACGATGGGAGCTTTTCATGTTGTGAACTTCGCTAAAAGTTGTCATAAATTAGGGATTGTTCTCCATGTATCTACTGGTACATAGTTATAAACTCAAGTAACTTTCGATGTGAATACTTTAACTActatagcattttttttttctatcaaaataTGCTTCAATTGCAACCCATGATATTTagttgtatttaaattttataacttctTTCATAAGGACTTTAATACTTCATAGATATGCATTAGTGAAGTATTTGAGAGTATAATTTTCAAAGAGATATATATAATATGGTTACATATGAAGCAAACACAAGTATCAATTTCATAGTCTGAcaatataaattagttttaacatcacaaattattatacatgatatttttttaataataatcatcttaaaaatcataattataccGATAGTGCATAGTCATTAAAATctaatcaataatatatatgattttacataaatttatcAGTTTATAATTATCTGGTCAATAAAATCAACTTTTCTCATACACTTAAAATCGTACTTAAATTTTCAATCCTATAAATTAAGAGTGAATCTTAAAGGGTAAAATATGAAGTTATGACAAATAATTGAGAAatcaataaattagtttttattaactttataaattgttatgcATGTGTATTTGTTTTATCAcactttttatgttaatttttaattaataattaaaacttcATGCTTTACTTTCTAAAGCGCActtcttattttgaaaaaggCATATTCGATTAGGATGACATAATTTTATTAGTACATTTCATATGTTTTCCTATGGATTTCTTTACAACCTATGTACCTACACTAATTggtgtatatttttgtttcaattagcCTACGTGTGTGGGGAGGCCGAAGGACTTATAGTTGAGGAACCCTTACATGTCAATGGAATGCAAAAAGGatctacaaaattagatatcGAGTTAGAAAAACAGTTGATTGAAGAAAAACTGAAAGAGTTCAAAGCACATAACACTGATAAAGAAGTAATCACATCGGTTATGAAAAGTTTTGGACTTGCAAGGTAATTTGTGAATTTGACTTGTTCTATGTTTCAAGTGaggatgaaaaacaatatttGAACATATTTTATACTCAAAACTTTATGAGAGAAGTAATACCAGATGAATATTCATGAACATGATTAACTTATAACTTCTAAACCAAAATCTATTTATCTCCCTTCTTCTCTCTATAGATAGATagtgggagagagagaggagggaGGATGAGAAGGATAACCTAGTCTCCAATATCAATTCCTACAAACTATAAGGACAACTTAAATCTAAATAAACATAATGAAGTTGACCTAACTAATTTACTATTGAGAAGAGTAACAAAGTCCATAAGAGCATTCTTATTGGAAGATTTGTTTTGGATTTTTGGATCACTTTTTTAGTTTGATCATATCACATAAGGatactaaaaattatcattttttgttcTAATGATAAAATTCAGTTTGGGATTTTAGGATTTTACTTGCATAAAAAAAACCCATGACCTTTATCTCTCTTAAatgactttaaaaataatatttttttttaaaaagtgaaattCTTGAAAATTCTTTCCTTAACATATAACCTCTAGTATGAAAAATTCTTAatcaagaataataataaatctgATGGACACCATTCTTGAGCTTAGGAACCCAATTCAAGAACCCTATATATtagtaaaattatataagtaaaaCTAAAATCTAATAGAATGAAGCCAACCTAACTAGCTTAATAATGTGTTATGCGTGTGTACATAGAATGAGTAGGATAACCGAGTCTCTAACCATTTCTATAAACTATACACAAAactaaaatctaattaaatagAACGAAGTGTGTTTTGGAGGGGAACATATCAAAAGAGCTAgaatttttaacattaaaagcataatcataataattactATAAACTAATTTTCTTCCCAAAATTGATCCAATAATAGGACTATAGGAGCACTAAATAATTATGTCCTCTCAATagctcaaaagaaaaataaatgtcaaTTGAATTCCTAAATGTATGAGTTACAAAATAGTAAGCATTTAAGTTATTCTTCAAGTAACGTCCAAATGTCTCCCACACAAAACTTGAAAACTTAATGTGTcggtacaattttttttaacattgagTGTTTTCAAAATAACTCTATAAACTATGAAATTATTGATTAATCTTGAaccttagaaaataaaatattttaaagagttAAATTGAATTAAGAAATTGAGATGGTGAGAATGGTTATTTCTAATGGTTAGCATGACATTATAGGCAACAACTCTTGGTAAGATGTTGGTAAAAAAATGTTGACATCATCAATGTGTTGTACCATTGATAGTGTGTTGATGTCATCATACAGAAAATTTCTGAATATCAATGACTAATGTTGTTGATAAAGCCttcttactttaaaaaaatttattgatgaCCCCATCATTGGCAAATTTTGATAGATGATGTGAATGATCAAGCTTTTGGTAAGTTGCATGTCTCTACCTCACATAAAATGATGCGAAAATTACTTATGACTAGTGATTACCAATTTTTTCTCTATTATGTAAGCATCATAAATGGGTAAGTggagatagttttttttttaagtataattcttcattttaaaaatttcaaatagttAGTTATTGTTGCATATTGGGTTGATGGAGTTGGATCATGGGACTGTTTACATTATAGGCGGATTTATGTGccaaattttttctctcttaatcaATTGAGAGTCTTTTCATTCAAGTTGACATGATAAATGACAATGGAATTTGAAGTATCACAATTATGGTGTTTATTATGTTAAATCACTTTTATTGTTTGTTGTCTAGTAGAATGTAGATGATACATTTTACATATTAATATGTCTTGTCTTTTCTTGCTCCTGCAAAATGCATTGTTCTCTCATGGCGAATAGTTTTGAATATAATGCTAATTAATGAAACTAAACATTGCGTAAACAATATGTTCTTAATCTTTGTTGCTATGTATGTTTTCCAATGAGCACCAAGAGTGTACTTTGCATTTGTTTTATTGTTG contains:
- the LOC100804063 gene encoding probable fatty acyl-CoA reductase 5, giving the protein MAKVESVHDFLKGKTILVTGATGFVGKVSVEKILRVQPDIKKLYLLLRASNPYLATHRLQNEVIGKDIFRVLRDKWGADFGSFISKKVVAVAGDVSLNNLGIKDENMRSQMFEELNVIVHTAATTNFNERYDIAIGTNTMGAFHVVNFAKSCHKLGIVLHVSTAYVCGEAEGLIVEEPLHVNGMQKGSTKLDIELEKQLIEEKLKEFKAHNTDKEVITSVMKSFGLARANLHGWPNTYVFTKAMGEILLMKMKDTLPLFVIRPTTVVSTHSEPFPGWIEGVRTIDFVVVNYGQGILTSFVGNSETILDLIPVDMVVNFMIVALMALSKGLSKNLVYHIGSSLRNPIKLTDVVDAMYYYFKKNPCVDKYGKLMAVTKKLTITGANEFNQNKGSKLVKKTEDLYKTYSLFKGIFDVKNAESLRIVTKGLLMWMVNLTLIQRTLIGKTT